A portion of the Permianibacter fluminis genome contains these proteins:
- a CDS encoding DM13 domain-containing protein translates to MMTIVQKRWLLAGFVLVAVLALVIWWWRSPAPAETLRARFSFVDVINASLRSKSSNPTLPSNVREQMPASPPEIEPPTLLGYGEFTMTDKTRPASGVVRLFRLGTGEYLLRLENLSVVRGPGLHVFFTSAPGPRDVNVVQSDFIDLGELRAQSGDLNYVIPADIDLRDYRGVVVFSPYFRELYATAALTDANVGSTP, encoded by the coding sequence ATGATGACGATTGTGCAAAAACGCTGGCTGCTGGCTGGCTTCGTTCTGGTGGCTGTGCTGGCCCTGGTGATCTGGTGGTGGCGCAGCCCGGCACCGGCAGAAACCCTGCGCGCGCGTTTTTCATTTGTCGATGTGATCAACGCTTCACTGCGCAGCAAGAGCAGCAACCCGACCTTGCCGAGCAATGTCCGCGAACAGATGCCGGCCTCACCGCCGGAAATTGAGCCACCAACGCTGCTCGGCTACGGCGAATTCACCATGACCGACAAGACCCGTCCGGCCAGTGGCGTGGTCCGGCTGTTCCGGCTCGGCACCGGCGAATACTTGCTGCGGCTGGAAAATTTGTCAGTGGTGCGCGGACCCGGTCTGCATGTGTTTTTCACCTCGGCACCGGGACCGCGTGACGTCAATGTCGTGCAAAGTGATTTCATTGATCTGGGCGAATTGCGGGCGCAATCCGGCGATTTGAATTACGTCATTCCGGCTGATATCGATCTGCGCGACTATCGCGGCGTGGTGGTGTTCTCGCCCTACTTCCGCGAGCTGTACGCCACGGCAGCGCTGACCGACGCCAACGTCGGCAGCACGCCTTAA
- a CDS encoding acyl-CoA thioesterase, translating into MTSIHSMPPSAVQTERPDALRGYPVLLPVTVAWGEMDAFQHVNNVVYFRYFESARIEYGRLVHLLDDKETSGIGPILAATNARYKRPVLFPDQLLIGVTVSRIGSDRFWQNYRIYSVNQQAITTEGEAEIVLFDYRNQRKAAVPAELRQRMEALEQRPLVDA; encoded by the coding sequence ATGACCTCTATCCATTCGATGCCGCCATCGGCGGTGCAAACAGAACGCCCAGATGCGCTGCGCGGCTATCCCGTGCTGTTGCCGGTCACCGTGGCCTGGGGTGAAATGGACGCCTTCCAGCACGTCAACAACGTGGTGTATTTCCGCTACTTTGAAAGTGCCCGGATTGAATACGGTCGGCTCGTGCATCTGCTGGACGACAAAGAGACCAGCGGTATCGGCCCGATACTGGCAGCAACCAATGCTCGCTACAAACGGCCGGTGCTGTTTCCGGACCAATTGCTGATTGGTGTCACCGTCAGTCGAATCGGCAGCGATCGGTTCTGGCAGAACTACCGCATCTACAGCGTCAACCAGCAAGCCATCACCACCGAAGGCGAAGCGGAAATCGTGCTGTTTGATTATCGCAACCAGCGCAAGGCGGCGGTGCCGGCTGAACTGCGCCAACGCATGGAAGCCTTGGAGCAGCGTCCGCTCGTTGACGCCTGA
- a CDS encoding M1 family metallopeptidase codes for MRSPLRLSLAVLAIVAVTALLYWPTEAPIAPEPVDGRLPMLAVPDRYLLKLTILPGQPAFRGEVAIGLQLHDDTRTLYLHGRDLTVNNVLARRDGSDPITGHYQQLTPQGLARIDFDDDLPAGFLTLELQYDGQYTTTSEGLSRVQVGNDWYVFSQLHAVEARRVFPGFDDPAFKASFELEIISGRDDVVIGNSLPSETRELPEALKLTRLNRTPRMPTYLLNLSVGPFDVVNGPVIPANDVRKQPLSLRAVTVRGEGVRTRFALQHTPPMLSAFEQYFAIPFPFEKLDLIAVPDISSGVLENAGAINFLDKLMLMDEHASISERQTFISYNAHALAHQWFGDLVTMPWWDDLWLNEGFAEWLGYEIAAQSHPDYPLTLAMQQQLESAMQHDGRNPLLRIRQPLSREEDVQGTFNSMIYDKAMGLMRMYQRYLGNEQFRLGLRNYFARHAFGNAGSTELFQSMSDSVADPSITLSFDSFLQQPGLPQIQLEQQCVNTDLQLRLRQQAYAPAGSVAGEQQWQLPVCLRTPDTGHQACRMLSEREVIWSPGWRCDQLVVPNAGGAGYYRWQVADEHRQRLLAALPELPRAEALDIAANLTAAFRAGNLSADDLFQAMPILARHPDPAVLDSSLDNWRYLLQQLAAPPQRTIWQTRLQKFFAQPALIANEDRERQQFRALELQDRDLIRNLLAQHQSALNALKTGKPYADAQDPLALALAVAAEPSLLPRVTEQLQQETRSDRRAALIQALAWQTDVSMLPALQQLLLEPNLRINERWRLLQATLTSASLQAQQWPWLQQNFEPLLVLFPDYRHSQLIELAESLCDPASWQTLQQFLANRRPQLPVPASSIASTDSHIRECLALRQQLNKIH; via the coding sequence GTGCGCTCACCTCTGCGTCTCTCCTTGGCTGTGCTGGCAATCGTCGCCGTGACGGCGCTGCTGTACTGGCCGACAGAGGCACCGATTGCACCGGAGCCCGTCGACGGCCGATTGCCCATGCTGGCCGTGCCGGACCGCTATCTGCTGAAGCTGACCATCCTGCCGGGCCAGCCGGCATTTCGCGGCGAAGTCGCCATCGGCCTGCAATTGCATGACGACACCCGCACGCTCTATCTGCATGGCCGCGATCTGACCGTCAACAACGTGCTGGCCCGTCGTGACGGCAGCGACCCGATCACCGGTCATTACCAGCAACTGACGCCGCAAGGTCTGGCCCGCATCGATTTCGATGACGATCTGCCGGCCGGGTTTCTGACGCTGGAGCTGCAATACGACGGCCAATACACCACCACCTCGGAGGGACTCAGCCGGGTCCAGGTTGGCAACGACTGGTATGTGTTCAGCCAGCTGCACGCCGTTGAAGCGCGCCGGGTTTTTCCCGGTTTTGATGATCCGGCGTTCAAAGCCAGTTTTGAACTGGAGATCATCAGCGGCCGTGACGATGTCGTGATTGGCAACAGCTTGCCGAGCGAGACCCGCGAGCTGCCGGAAGCACTGAAACTGACCCGGCTCAACCGCACACCGCGCATGCCAACCTATTTGCTGAACCTCAGCGTGGGTCCGTTTGATGTGGTCAATGGCCCGGTGATTCCCGCCAACGACGTGCGCAAGCAGCCGCTGAGCTTGCGCGCGGTCACCGTGCGCGGCGAAGGCGTGCGCACCCGCTTTGCCTTGCAGCACACGCCACCCATGCTGAGCGCATTCGAGCAATATTTTGCCATTCCGTTTCCGTTTGAAAAGCTGGACCTGATCGCTGTGCCGGACATTTCGTCCGGCGTACTGGAAAATGCTGGCGCCATCAACTTCCTCGACAAACTGATGTTGATGGATGAACACGCCAGCATCAGTGAACGGCAGACCTTCATTTCCTATAACGCCCATGCGCTGGCGCACCAATGGTTTGGCGATCTGGTGACGATGCCGTGGTGGGATGATCTCTGGCTCAACGAAGGTTTTGCCGAATGGCTGGGTTACGAAATTGCCGCCCAGAGTCATCCGGACTATCCGCTGACATTGGCGATGCAGCAGCAACTGGAATCGGCCATGCAGCACGATGGCCGCAATCCGCTGCTGCGCATCCGGCAACCGCTCAGCCGCGAAGAAGATGTGCAAGGCACCTTCAACAGCATGATCTATGACAAAGCGATGGGGCTGATGCGGATGTATCAGCGCTATCTCGGCAATGAACAATTCCGGCTCGGCTTGCGCAACTATTTTGCCCGCCATGCATTCGGCAACGCCGGCTCCACCGAGTTGTTCCAGTCGATGAGCGACTCGGTCGCCGACCCGAGCATCACACTGAGTTTCGACAGCTTTTTGCAGCAACCGGGTTTGCCGCAAATCCAGCTGGAACAGCAATGCGTCAACACCGATTTGCAATTGCGCCTGCGTCAGCAGGCTTATGCCCCTGCCGGCAGCGTTGCCGGCGAGCAGCAATGGCAATTGCCGGTGTGTCTGCGCACGCCGGACACCGGTCATCAGGCCTGCCGGATGCTCAGTGAACGCGAAGTGATCTGGTCGCCGGGCTGGCGCTGTGATCAGCTGGTGGTGCCTAATGCCGGCGGCGCCGGCTACTATCGCTGGCAGGTTGCCGATGAACACCGGCAACGGCTGCTGGCCGCGTTGCCGGAGTTGCCGCGCGCCGAAGCACTGGATATTGCGGCCAACCTTACTGCAGCGTTCCGGGCCGGCAATCTCAGCGCCGACGATCTGTTCCAGGCAATGCCGATTCTCGCCCGTCACCCGGACCCGGCGGTGCTCGACAGCAGCCTCGACAATTGGCGCTACTTGCTGCAACAACTTGCGGCGCCGCCGCAGCGCACGATCTGGCAAACCCGTCTGCAGAAATTCTTTGCCCAACCCGCATTGATCGCCAACGAAGACCGCGAGCGGCAACAATTCCGCGCGCTGGAATTGCAGGACCGTGATCTGATCCGCAACTTGCTGGCGCAGCACCAGAGCGCGCTGAATGCACTGAAAACGGGCAAGCCCTATGCCGATGCCCAGGACCCGCTGGCACTGGCGTTGGCGGTTGCGGCCGAGCCAAGCTTGCTGCCACGCGTAACCGAACAACTGCAGCAGGAAACCCGCAGTGATCGCCGCGCCGCCCTGATTCAGGCGCTGGCCTGGCAAACCGATGTCAGCATGCTGCCGGCCTTGCAACAGCTGTTGCTGGAACCGAATTTGCGCATCAACGAACGCTGGCGACTGCTGCAGGCCACGTTGACCAGCGCCAGTTTGCAAGCGCAACAATGGCCGTGGCTGCAGCAAAATTTTGAGCCCTTGCTGGTGTTGTTTCCGGATTACCGGCACAGCCAGTTGATCGAGTTGGCCGAATCCCTGTGCGACCCGGCCAGTTGGCAGACCCTGCAGCAATTTCTGGCCAACCGTCGTCCGCAACTGCCGGTGCCGGCCAGCAGCATCGCCAGCACCGACAGTCATATCCGGGAATGTCTGGCACTGCGGCAACAGCTGAACAAAATTCACTGA
- a CDS encoding TSUP family transporter — protein MLEFSTEILTLLFFVAVVAGCIDAIAGGGGLLTIPALLWAGLPPAIALGTNKLQGCAGSFSASLHFIREKAVDFRRFWPAFLASLIGGALGALTVQQIDPGFLRKVIPWLLIGIALYMLLAKRVGEVESHQRISLTWFALTIGFGIGYYDGFFGPGTGTFFALGCVTLLGLTLPVATAHSKVLNFASNFASLCFFVIGGKVLWLPGGVMAAGQFIGGQIGARLVFKGGAKLVRVVLVVMSVALSIRLFMTS, from the coding sequence ATGCTCGAATTCAGCACCGAAATCCTGACCCTGCTGTTCTTTGTTGCGGTGGTTGCCGGCTGCATTGACGCCATTGCCGGCGGCGGTGGCTTGTTGACCATTCCGGCGCTGCTGTGGGCCGGATTGCCACCGGCGATTGCGCTCGGTACCAACAAACTGCAGGGCTGTGCCGGTTCGTTTTCCGCGAGCCTCCATTTCATCCGTGAAAAAGCGGTCGACTTTCGCCGATTCTGGCCGGCGTTTCTGGCCTCGCTGATCGGCGGCGCGCTCGGCGCGTTGACCGTGCAGCAGATCGATCCCGGCTTCTTGCGCAAAGTGATTCCGTGGCTATTGATCGGCATTGCGCTGTACATGCTGCTGGCCAAGCGGGTCGGTGAAGTGGAAAGTCACCAGCGCATCAGCCTGACTTGGTTCGCACTGACCATCGGTTTTGGGATTGGCTATTACGACGGTTTTTTTGGCCCCGGCACCGGCACCTTCTTTGCGCTCGGCTGTGTCACCCTGCTCGGCCTGACTCTGCCGGTGGCGACCGCGCACAGCAAGGTGCTGAATTTCGCCAGCAATTTCGCGTCGCTGTGTTTCTTTGTCATCGGCGGCAAGGTGCTGTGGCTGCCCGGTGGCGTGATGGCGGCGGGTCAATTCATCGGTGGCCAGATTGGCGCCCGGCTGGTGTTCAAGGGCGGCGCCAAGCTGGTGCGCGTAGTGTTGGTGGTGATGTCGGTGGCGCTGTCCATCCGCTTGTTCATGACGTCGTAA
- the ttcA gene encoding tRNA 2-thiocytidine(32) synthetase TtcA — translation MSDLPVPTSTAPTASALPPVAAPSFLTDAAASRQRKDQYELNKLQKRLRREVGQAIADFNMIEDGDKVMVCLSGGKDSYTLLDILLSLQQAAPIRFEILAVNLDQKQPGFPEEVLPNYLTSIGVPFDVIEEDTYSVVKRVIPEGKTTCSLCSRLRRGVLYNYAQQHGVTKIALGHHRDDLLETFFLNFFYGGKLKSMPPKLVSDDGRNVVIRPLAYSREKDIARYALHKEFPIIPCNLCGSQENLQRKVVKMMLQDWDRKHPGRIETMFRALQNVVPSHLADSNLFDFKSIAATGVPMPDGDRGFDKEDFSEPVPDGDDVPVSSLNVVQL, via the coding sequence ATGTCCGATTTGCCTGTCCCTACATCCACTGCGCCCACTGCGTCCGCGCTGCCGCCGGTCGCTGCTCCGAGTTTCCTGACCGACGCCGCGGCAAGCCGCCAACGCAAAGACCAGTATGAACTCAACAAGTTGCAAAAACGGCTGCGCCGGGAAGTCGGTCAGGCCATTGCCGACTTCAACATGATCGAAGACGGCGACAAGGTCATGGTCTGCCTGTCCGGCGGCAAGGACTCTTATACGCTGCTCGACATTCTGCTGAGCCTGCAACAGGCCGCGCCGATTCGCTTCGAGATTCTGGCGGTCAATCTGGATCAGAAACAACCGGGCTTCCCGGAAGAGGTGCTGCCCAACTACCTGACCAGCATTGGCGTGCCGTTCGATGTCATCGAAGAAGATACGTACAGCGTGGTCAAACGGGTCATTCCGGAAGGCAAGACCACCTGCTCGCTCTGTTCGCGGCTGCGCCGTGGCGTGCTGTACAACTACGCCCAGCAGCACGGCGTTACCAAGATTGCGCTCGGCCATCACCGCGACGATCTGCTGGAAACCTTCTTCCTGAATTTCTTCTACGGCGGCAAACTCAAAAGCATGCCGCCGAAACTGGTCAGCGACGACGGCCGCAACGTGGTGATCCGGCCGCTGGCCTACAGCCGCGAAAAAGACATTGCCCGTTATGCGCTGCACAAAGAATTCCCGATCATCCCGTGCAATCTCTGTGGCTCGCAGGAAAACCTGCAGCGCAAGGTCGTCAAGATGATGCTGCAGGACTGGGACCGCAAACACCCGGGCCGCATCGAAACGATGTTCCGGGCACTGCAGAATGTGGTGCCCTCGCATCTGGCCGACAGCAACCTGTTCGATTTCAAATCCATCGCCGCGACCGGCGTGCCGATGCCGGACGGCGACCGTGGCTTTGACAAGGAAGATTTTTCCGAGCCGGTGCCGGATGGCGATGATGTGCCGGTCAGTAGTTTGAATGTGGTGCAGCTGTAA
- a CDS encoding DUF6279 family lipoprotein: MASISRRGFTLALGRVLAVTLALLLLAGCSLGFVYPRLDTLIGWQLDRYLKLESGQERWLDERLDERLAWHQREQLPRWREALGSLRSDIAERRLDGERYLQYSEQVRSLLSASAAGLVDDAVKLAAGLSDRQIAHLLKRYDEDTDDLVDELAERAADPSERLAERFDDSRDEIENWLGDLTDDQQAYLRQWQTQAIDWGDFALVSRQRWREHIVQTLSNRSDAVALQAGVAQMLLQPESLRAPAYQAAVAKQTELRRDLQLYLLQTLTDKQRQHLLGELDDILEDIDDVLKG, from the coding sequence TTGGCCAGCATCTCCCGGCGTGGCTTCACCCTGGCGCTCGGCCGCGTGCTGGCCGTCACATTGGCCCTGCTGTTGCTGGCCGGCTGCAGCCTGGGTTTTGTCTACCCCCGGCTGGATACCCTGATTGGCTGGCAGTTGGACCGCTATCTGAAACTGGAGTCCGGTCAGGAGCGCTGGCTGGATGAGCGGCTGGACGAGCGTCTGGCCTGGCACCAGCGTGAACAGTTGCCGCGCTGGCGTGAGGCGCTGGGCTCGCTACGCAGCGATATCGCCGAGCGCCGGCTCGACGGCGAGCGCTACCTGCAATACAGCGAACAAGTTCGCAGCCTGCTCAGCGCCAGCGCCGCCGGTCTGGTCGATGACGCGGTCAAACTCGCAGCCGGATTGAGCGATCGGCAAATTGCCCACCTGCTCAAGCGCTATGACGAAGACACCGACGATCTGGTTGACGAGCTGGCCGAACGTGCCGCCGACCCGAGCGAGCGACTGGCCGAACGTTTCGATGACAGTCGCGACGAAATTGAAAACTGGCTCGGCGATTTGACCGACGATCAGCAAGCCTATTTGCGGCAATGGCAGACGCAGGCGATCGACTGGGGCGATTTTGCGCTTGTCTCACGCCAGCGCTGGCGCGAACACATTGTCCAGACGTTGAGCAATCGCAGTGACGCAGTCGCATTGCAAGCGGGCGTTGCGCAAATGCTGCTGCAGCCGGAGTCGTTGCGGGCGCCGGCCTATCAGGCGGCGGTTGCCAAACAGACCGAGCTGCGCCGGGATCTGCAACTGTATCTGCTGCAGACACTTACCGACAAACAGCGTCAGCATTTGCTGGGCGAGCTGGATGACATTCTGGAAGACATCGACGACGTGCTGAAGGGGTAA
- a CDS encoding ABC transporter ATP-binding protein: protein MRIEMPDEPDMTPATTLLAAQQVNYHYGEQQVLHDISVTVAAGSMVGIIGPNGAGKSSLLKLLAGLLIPSHGQLRLHERDLQQYRKPELARLISYLAQGAPVHWPLQAQRVVELGRLPHTGVADALSDADRQAVADAMLRADVTAFADRAVTELSEGERMRVMIARMFATQAQLMLADEPTAALDLYHQHHTLALFQQHCRHGGSAVLVLHDLNLAARYCDQLLLLDQGRLVCSGTPAQVLTTARLQSVYRMTLRIQPVDGVLQVLVAAP, encoded by the coding sequence ATGAGAATCGAAATGCCGGATGAGCCCGACATGACCCCAGCCACCACGCTGCTGGCGGCACAGCAAGTCAATTATCACTACGGTGAGCAGCAAGTGCTGCACGATATCAGCGTCACGGTCGCGGCCGGCAGCATGGTCGGCATCATTGGCCCGAACGGCGCTGGTAAAAGCAGTTTGCTGAAACTGCTGGCCGGCCTACTGATACCGAGCCATGGTCAGCTGCGTTTGCATGAACGCGATCTACAGCAGTACCGCAAACCGGAGCTAGCGCGGCTGATTAGCTATCTCGCACAGGGCGCGCCGGTGCACTGGCCGTTGCAAGCCCAGCGTGTAGTGGAGTTGGGTCGCTTGCCGCACACCGGCGTTGCCGACGCGCTGTCGGATGCAGACCGTCAAGCCGTGGCCGACGCCATGCTGCGGGCAGACGTCACTGCCTTTGCCGATCGCGCCGTGACCGAATTATCAGAAGGTGAGCGGATGCGGGTGATGATTGCGCGGATGTTTGCAACCCAGGCGCAATTGATGTTGGCCGATGAGCCCACCGCCGCGCTCGATCTGTATCACCAGCATCACACGCTGGCCTTGTTCCAGCAGCATTGCCGGCACGGTGGCAGCGCCGTGCTGGTGTTGCATGACCTGAATCTGGCCGCGCGTTACTGCGATCAGTTGCTGCTGCTGGATCAGGGCCGGCTGGTGTGCAGCGGCACCCCGGCGCAGGTGTTGACCACGGCTCGCTTGCAGTCGGTGTACCGGATGACGCTACGCATTCAGCCGGTCGACGGTGTGCTGCAGGTACTGGTGGCGGCCCCGTAA
- a CDS encoding FecCD family ABC transporter permease: protein MKANNRRWLPALLLVAIALLLLLSMSIGSVALPWSELLSQLWHGHESVNTIIVTEIRLPRALLAAAVGAVLGLSGAALQGLFRNPLAESGLVGVSSCASLGAVIALYYGFSQFAWWVMPGFGMAGALLAVLALFVLAGRGSSITGLLLAGVAINAFAGACIALALNFAPNPYAMSEMVYWLLGSFSNRTLNELLFALPFLLLGSVLVWRQRRFLDALSLGEETAQTLGFSLPRSRLLLVMGIAASVGAAVAVSGSIGFVGLLVPHLMRPLVGHQPGRLLSLSALAGAVLLLIADICVQLVARFSAITGGATAELKIGVVTALFGAPFFLLLIVRLRHRTT, encoded by the coding sequence ATGAAGGCTAACAATCGTCGCTGGCTGCCAGCGCTGCTGCTCGTTGCCATTGCACTGTTGCTGCTGCTGTCGATGTCCATCGGTAGCGTCGCGCTGCCGTGGTCAGAACTGTTGTCGCAGCTGTGGCACGGCCATGAATCCGTCAACACTATTATCGTTACCGAGATCCGTTTGCCGCGTGCGCTGTTGGCGGCGGCGGTCGGCGCAGTCCTCGGGTTGTCTGGCGCTGCGCTGCAGGGGTTGTTCCGCAATCCGCTCGCAGAATCCGGCTTGGTCGGGGTCTCCAGTTGTGCGTCACTGGGCGCTGTCATCGCGCTGTATTACGGCTTCAGTCAGTTTGCCTGGTGGGTGATGCCCGGGTTTGGCATGGCCGGTGCGCTGCTGGCTGTGCTGGCGCTGTTTGTGCTCGCCGGTCGCGGCAGCAGCATCACCGGATTGTTGCTGGCCGGCGTGGCGATCAATGCCTTTGCCGGCGCCTGCATTGCGCTGGCACTGAATTTTGCGCCGAATCCGTACGCGATGTCGGAGATGGTGTATTGGCTACTCGGTTCGTTCAGCAACCGTACGCTGAATGAGTTGCTGTTCGCGCTGCCGTTTCTGCTGCTGGGTTCGGTGCTGGTGTGGCGGCAGCGGCGATTTCTTGATGCGCTGAGTCTTGGCGAGGAAACAGCGCAGACGCTGGGGTTTTCGTTGCCACGCTCGCGGCTGTTGCTGGTGATGGGAATCGCGGCGTCGGTCGGTGCCGCGGTTGCCGTTAGCGGCAGCATTGGCTTTGTCGGCTTGTTGGTACCGCATCTGATGCGACCGCTGGTGGGCCATCAACCGGGCCGCCTGCTCTCACTCAGTGCGCTGGCCGGGGCGGTCTTGCTGCTGATCGCCGATATCTGCGTGCAACTCGTTGCGCGGTTCAGTGCCATTACCGGCGGCGCGACGGCGGAACTGAAAATTGGCGTCGTCACGGCCCTGTTCGGGGCGCCGTTTTTTCTGTTGCTTATCGTGCGCTTGCGCCATCGCACGACCTGA
- a CDS encoding ABC transporter substrate-binding protein, which yields MKRLALVAVIFLSLCPLVQADDARRAPTQTRAVTDAPKRVVSMSLCLDELLIALAEPAQIAAVSSLARDPRYSSVWQTAQQLTAHGGSAEQIASLQPDLILAADYERGKAVQVLRQLGFPVLAIDSPTRLADVPTMVRTVAAALGRPDQANQQLAALQNKLAEVHTRVATLPRLLALSYAPNGYTAGTGSIKNELLHLAGFDTVADRLQWPYDRELGIEQLLHLQPDVIFLEEQRGGQQSLAQQLLRHPALQAFGLQNSAHQSTEPTLVHTKLRRVEFPSQYWLCPGLQLGDAAQALTAARLAVEAAP from the coding sequence GTGAAACGACTGGCGCTTGTCGCGGTGATTTTTCTCAGCCTGTGCCCACTGGTGCAGGCGGATGATGCACGCCGCGCGCCCACCCAGACGCGAGCCGTTACTGACGCGCCAAAGCGGGTGGTATCGATGTCACTCTGCCTCGATGAATTGCTGATTGCACTGGCCGAGCCGGCGCAGATCGCTGCGGTTTCATCGCTGGCGCGTGATCCGCGTTACAGCAGCGTCTGGCAAACAGCGCAGCAATTGACTGCACACGGCGGTTCTGCCGAGCAGATTGCCAGCTTGCAGCCGGATCTGATTTTGGCGGCTGATTACGAGCGAGGCAAAGCAGTGCAGGTGTTGCGACAACTGGGCTTTCCGGTGCTCGCCATCGACAGCCCTACCCGGCTGGCCGATGTTCCCACCATGGTGCGCACCGTCGCCGCTGCGCTAGGCCGGCCCGATCAAGCCAATCAGCAACTCGCCGCATTGCAAAACAAACTTGCCGAGGTCCACACAAGGGTGGCGACGCTGCCACGCTTGCTTGCGCTTAGCTACGCACCGAACGGCTATACCGCCGGCACTGGCTCGATCAAAAATGAACTGCTGCACCTGGCCGGCTTTGACACAGTAGCCGACCGGCTGCAGTGGCCTTACGACCGCGAACTGGGTATCGAGCAATTGCTGCACTTGCAGCCCGATGTGATTTTTCTTGAAGAACAGCGCGGCGGTCAGCAGTCGCTGGCGCAACAGCTATTGCGGCACCCCGCATTGCAGGCGTTTGGGTTGCAAAACAGCGCACATCAATCCACAGAGCCCACGCTAGTTCATACAAAACTCCGCCGTGTCGAATTTCCGAGCCAGTACTGGCTTTGCCCCGGGCTGCAGCTTGGCGATGCTGCGCAGGCGCTGACCGCCGCACGTCTCGCAGTCGAGGCGGCGCCATGA
- the cobO gene encoding cob(I)yrinic acid a,c-diamide adenosyltransferase yields MTDESSNQHQRKMQKLKTAVDAGIAAATDDRGLVLLLTGDGKGKTSSAFGMVMRSLGYGHKVGVVQFIKGVQLSGEELYLRQQHPEVHFYQMGTGFTWDTQNRSTDIAAAERTWAVAAELLRDASVQLLVLDELTYMLSFKYLDEAMILAAIRARPPGQTVVITGRGGGSALRELADTVAEVQDIKHAFRAGIMARKGVDF; encoded by the coding sequence ATGACCGACGAATCAAGCAACCAACACCAGCGCAAAATGCAAAAGCTCAAGACTGCCGTCGATGCCGGCATCGCGGCCGCCACTGACGACCGCGGGCTGGTGCTGCTTTTGACCGGCGATGGCAAAGGCAAAACCAGTTCCGCGTTTGGTATGGTGATGCGCAGCCTCGGTTACGGTCATAAGGTGGGGGTAGTGCAGTTCATCAAAGGGGTGCAACTGTCCGGTGAAGAGCTGTATCTGCGTCAGCAACACCCGGAGGTCCACTTTTATCAGATGGGCACCGGATTTACCTGGGATACCCAAAACCGCAGCACCGACATCGCGGCGGCTGAACGGACCTGGGCAGTCGCTGCCGAGTTGCTGCGCGATGCCAGCGTGCAATTGTTGGTGCTGGATGAACTGACCTATATGCTGAGCTTCAAGTATCTGGATGAAGCGATGATACTGGCCGCGATACGCGCCCGCCCGCCGGGACAGACCGTGGTCATCACCGGCCGTGGTGGTGGCAGCGCCCTGCGTGAGCTTGCCGATACCGTGGCCGAGGTGCAGGACATCAAGCATGCGTTTCGTGCTGGCATCATGGCGCGCAAGGGTGTTGACTTCTGA
- a CDS encoding endonuclease domain-containing protein: protein MRLSDNQRCRARRLRKEMTDAERMLWRQLRDPEKFAGKFRRQFPLGDYIVDFVCIERRLIIEVDGSQHLQSSHDEARSKWLELNGFRVIRFWNNEVLVDTESVCQTIWLALQERAIPSNGSL from the coding sequence ATGCGCTTGTCCGACAACCAACGATGCCGAGCGCGGCGGCTTCGGAAGGAAATGACTGACGCCGAACGGATGCTATGGCGCCAACTTCGCGACCCGGAAAAATTCGCCGGCAAATTTCGGCGGCAGTTTCCGCTCGGTGACTACATCGTTGATTTTGTCTGCATTGAGCGAAGATTGATCATCGAAGTCGATGGCAGCCAGCACTTGCAATCCAGCCATGACGAGGCCCGCAGCAAATGGCTGGAACTCAATGGCTTCCGCGTTATCCGCTTTTGGAACAATGAGGTATTGGTGGACACGGAATCGGTTTGTCAGACCATTTGGTTGGCGCTGCAGGAGCGCGCGATCCCGAGTAATGGTTCACTTTAG